In one Parvibaculum sp. genomic region, the following are encoded:
- a CDS encoding acyl-CoA dehydrogenase family protein → MDFSFSEKDEQFRMKVRDFFENEYPREIVEKMASGASPAKADYQTSERAMAAKGWLAVNWPKADGGTGWTANEKYIFDEELERAGALNVVPMGLLYVGPVIYTFGTDEQKKRFLPGILDSTTFWAQGYSEPGSGSDLASLQASAQRDGDDYIVNGTKIWTSLGQHADWIFCLLRTSHEEKKQEGISFLLIDMKTPGITVHPIITIDGKHALNSVVFENVRVPAENRIGEEGKGWHYANYLLGHERTSYAHVAGKRKQLADIRSVAQARALLADPAFAAKLGTLETRLDALEITVLRTLSSVAEGGAPGNESSILKIIATELAQDITELGMEAYGLYALPTFPDAVAPGWTHNTALPAGAAPSVARYLGARAQSIYGGSNEIQKNIIAKRILGL, encoded by the coding sequence ATGGACTTCTCCTTCTCCGAAAAGGACGAACAGTTCCGCATGAAGGTGCGGGACTTCTTCGAGAACGAATATCCGCGCGAGATCGTGGAGAAGATGGCGTCGGGCGCGTCGCCCGCGAAAGCCGATTACCAGACATCCGAGCGCGCGATGGCGGCCAAGGGATGGCTTGCCGTCAACTGGCCGAAGGCGGATGGCGGCACCGGCTGGACGGCGAACGAGAAATATATCTTCGACGAGGAGCTTGAGCGCGCGGGCGCGCTGAACGTCGTGCCGATGGGCCTGCTTTATGTGGGGCCCGTCATCTACACTTTCGGTACGGACGAACAGAAGAAGCGCTTCCTGCCCGGCATTCTCGACAGCACCACTTTCTGGGCGCAGGGCTATTCGGAGCCCGGCTCGGGCTCCGACCTCGCCTCGCTGCAGGCGAGCGCTCAACGCGACGGCGACGACTACATCGTCAACGGCACCAAGATCTGGACCAGCCTCGGGCAACATGCCGACTGGATTTTCTGCCTGCTGCGCACCAGCCACGAGGAAAAGAAGCAGGAGGGCATCAGCTTCCTGCTGATCGACATGAAGACGCCGGGGATCACGGTGCATCCGATCATCACCATCGACGGCAAACATGCGCTCAACAGTGTCGTCTTCGAGAATGTGCGCGTGCCGGCCGAAAACCGCATCGGCGAGGAAGGCAAGGGCTGGCACTACGCCAACTACCTGCTGGGCCACGAGCGCACGTCTTACGCGCATGTGGCGGGCAAGCGGAAACAGCTTGCCGATATTCGCAGCGTCGCGCAGGCGCGCGCTCTTCTGGCCGACCCGGCATTCGCGGCCAAGCTCGGCACCCTCGAAACGCGGCTCGACGCGCTCGAAATCACCGTGCTGCGGACGCTTTCATCGGTCGCCGAGGGCGGCGCGCCGGGCAACGAATCCTCGATCCTGAAAATCATCGCCACGGAACTCGCCCAGGACATTACCGAGCTCGGCATGGAGGCCTACGGGCTCTATGCCCTGCCCACCTTCCCGGACGCGGTGGCACCCGGCTGGACGCACAACACCGCGCTGCCGGCCGGCGCCGCGCCATCGGTGGCGCGCTATCTCGGGGCGCGGGCGCAATCGATCTATGGCGGCTCGAACGAAATCCAGAAGAACATCATCGCCAAGCGGATATTGGGGCTTTGA
- the groL gene encoding chaperonin GroEL (60 kDa chaperone family; promotes refolding of misfolded polypeptides especially under stressful conditions; forms two stacked rings of heptamers to form a barrel-shaped 14mer; ends can be capped by GroES; misfolded proteins enter the barrel where they are refolded when GroES binds), with protein MAKEVKFGRSARERMIRGVDILADAVKVTLGPKGRNVVIEKSFGSPRSTKDGVTVAKEIELEDKFENMGAQMVKEVASKTNDTAGDGTTTATVLTQAIVREGAKAVAAGMNPMDLKRGIEIAVRAAVEDITKRSKKVKSNDEVAQVGTISANGESEIGAMIAEAMAKVGNEGVITVEEAKSLDTELDVVEGMQFDRGYLSPYFITNADKMIAELDEPLILLHEKKLASLQAMLPVLEAVVQSGRPLLIIAEDIEGEALATLVVNKLRGGLKVAAVKAPGFGDRRKAMLEDIAILTGGQVISEDLGIKLESVTLDMLGKAKRVSITKDDTTIIDGSGKKKDIEARVGQIKRQIEDTTSDYDKEKLQERLAKLAGGVAVIKVGGATEAEVKERKDRVDDALNATRAAVEEGIVPGGGTALLMATKAVGKLVNENADIQAGIAIVRKALEAPIRQIVENAGVEGSIVVQKVLESKQANWGFDAQKEEYCDLVAAGIIDPTKVVRTALQDAASIAALLVTTEAMIAEAPKKDGGAPAGMPGGMGGMGGMGGMDF; from the coding sequence ATGGCTAAGGAAGTCAAATTCGGCCGTTCGGCGCGCGAGAGAATGATCCGCGGCGTCGACATTCTCGCCGATGCGGTGAAGGTGACGCTCGGCCCGAAAGGCCGCAACGTCGTGATCGAAAAGTCGTTCGGTTCGCCGCGCTCGACGAAAGACGGCGTGACGGTCGCCAAGGAAATCGAGCTTGAAGACAAGTTCGAGAACATGGGCGCGCAGATGGTCAAGGAAGTCGCTTCCAAGACCAACGACACGGCCGGCGACGGCACCACCACCGCGACCGTGCTGACGCAGGCGATCGTGCGCGAAGGCGCGAAGGCGGTTGCCGCCGGCATGAACCCGATGGACCTGAAGCGCGGCATCGAAATCGCCGTGCGCGCGGCCGTCGAGGACATCACCAAGCGTTCGAAGAAGGTGAAGTCGAACGACGAAGTGGCGCAGGTCGGCACGATCTCGGCCAATGGCGAAAGCGAAATCGGCGCGATGATCGCCGAAGCGATGGCCAAGGTCGGCAATGAAGGCGTCATCACGGTGGAAGAGGCGAAGTCGCTTGACACCGAACTCGATGTCGTCGAAGGCATGCAGTTCGACCGCGGCTACCTGTCGCCCTATTTCATCACCAATGCCGACAAGATGATCGCCGAGCTCGACGAGCCGCTGATCCTGCTGCACGAGAAGAAACTCGCCAGCCTGCAGGCGATGCTGCCGGTTCTCGAAGCCGTGGTGCAGTCGGGCCGTCCGCTGCTGATCATCGCCGAGGACATCGAGGGCGAGGCGCTTGCCACGCTCGTCGTCAACAAGCTGCGCGGCGGCCTCAAGGTCGCGGCCGTCAAGGCGCCGGGCTTCGGCGACCGCCGCAAGGCGATGCTCGAAGACATCGCGATCCTGACCGGCGGCCAGGTGATCTCGGAAGATCTGGGCATCAAGCTCGAATCCGTGACGCTCGACATGCTGGGCAAGGCCAAGCGCGTCTCGATCACCAAGGACGACACCACGATCATCGACGGCTCGGGCAAGAAGAAGGACATCGAAGCCCGCGTCGGCCAGATCAAGCGGCAGATCGAGGACACGACGTCCGACTACGACAAGGAGAAGCTGCAGGAGCGTCTCGCGAAGCTCGCCGGCGGCGTGGCCGTGATCAAGGTCGGCGGCGCGACGGAAGCCGAAGTGAAGGAGCGCAAGGACCGCGTCGACGACGCACTGAACGCAACGCGCGCGGCTGTCGAAGAAGGCATCGTGCCGGGCGGCGGCACGGCGCTGCTGATGGCGACCAAGGCGGTCGGCAAGCTCGTCAACGAGAATGCCGACATCCAGGCCGGTATCGCGATCGTCCGCAAGGCGCTCGAAGCGCCGATCCGGCAGATCGTCGAAAACGCCGGCGTCGAAGGCTCGATCGTCGTGCAGAAGGTGCTGGAATCGAAGCAGGCCAATTGGGGCTTCGATGCGCAGAAGGAAGAGTATTGCGACCTCGTGGCCGCCGGCATCATCGACCCGACCAAGGTCGTGCGCACGGCGCTCCAGGACGCAGCCTCGATCGCCGCGCTCCTCGTCACCACCGAAGCGATGATCGCCGAAGCGCCGAAGAAAGACGGCGGCGCGCCGGCCGGCATGCCCGGCGGCATGGGCGGAATGGGCGGAATGGGCGGCATGGACTTCTAA
- the groES gene encoding co-chaperone GroES, which translates to MKFRPLHDRVVVRRVEEESRTAGGIIIPDTAQEKPSQGEVVAVGPGARGDDGKIVAPDVKPGDRVIFGKWSGTEVKIDGEDLLIMKESDIMGVLEGAAKKKAAA; encoded by the coding sequence ATGAAATTCCGTCCTCTGCATGACCGCGTCGTTGTTCGCCGGGTCGAGGAAGAATCCAGGACCGCCGGCGGGATCATCATCCCCGACACGGCGCAGGAAAAGCCCTCCCAGGGCGAAGTGGTCGCGGTGGGCCCGGGCGCCCGCGGCGACGACGGCAAGATCGTCGCGCCGGACGTAAAGCCCGGCGACCGCGTGATCTTCGGCAAGTGGTCGGGCACCGAGGTCAAGATCGACGGGGAAGACCTGTTGATCATGAAAGAGTCCGACATCATGGGTGTGCTGGAAGGCGCGGCCAAAAAGAAAGCCGCTGCGTAA
- a CDS encoding TetR/AcrR family transcriptional regulator: protein MAKAQGSAAAQKPGTDKRDLIVEAALDLFRHYGYRRTSMEDIARAAAVAKGTLYLYFSSKDELFEAICRSLAEQIAEGVSAAEALDLPLEPKLTALMEAKFGFAYRWVLSSPHAAELMESSSRLKTDHFEPVTQQFRNAVLKLIREGTARGELNPKAAGLAPEAAMDALIAAAYGAEKSPDEATFKARLAAIMRMTLRGLRA, encoded by the coding sequence ATGGCGAAAGCACAAGGCAGCGCGGCCGCGCAAAAACCGGGAACGGACAAGCGGGACCTCATCGTCGAGGCCGCGCTCGATCTGTTCCGGCATTACGGCTACCGGCGCACCTCGATGGAGGACATCGCGCGGGCGGCGGCCGTCGCCAAGGGCACGCTCTATCTCTATTTCAGCAGCAAGGACGAGCTGTTCGAGGCGATCTGCCGCTCGCTTGCCGAACAGATCGCCGAGGGCGTGAGCGCGGCCGAGGCGCTGGACCTGCCGCTGGAGCCGAAGCTGACCGCGCTGATGGAGGCGAAGTTCGGCTTTGCCTATCGCTGGGTGCTTTCAAGCCCGCATGCGGCGGAGCTGATGGAATCGAGCAGCCGGCTGAAGACCGACCATTTCGAGCCGGTGACGCAGCAGTTCCGCAATGCGGTGCTGAAGCTGATCCGCGAGGGCACGGCGCGCGGCGAGCTCAACCCGAAAGCGGCGGGGCTCGCCCCCGAGGCCGCCATGGACGCCCTGATCGCGGCCGCCTATGGCGCCGAGAAGTCGCCGGACGAGGCCACTTTCAAGGCGCGGCTGGCCGCCATCATGCGGATGACGCTTCGGGGCTTGAGGGCCTGA
- a CDS encoding DSD1 family PLP-dependent enzyme — protein MNGALETNRALIGEPGSRAKLATPALVLDLDAFERNVALMAAHCRTGGLALRPHAKTHKSVAIAKAQIAAGALGICCAKLGEAEAMAAGGIESILITSPVVTAQGIARLAALNAKIPDLMVVVDNALNVRALAAAATAEAGRPQKVLIDLDVGLHRTGIRPGEDALELAELIDAADTLELKGLQAYAGHLMHIHDFAERREKSLAAMTTLGEMRDALKQKGMCCDIVSGGGTGTYNIDPEANVLTELQGGSYIFMDKQYNDVALGNGATFPFETSLSVQMTVVSANTKNLATTDAGFKSFSTDADPPMLLSGAPEGAGYFFFGDEQGGVLLPDGARLEIGSTLTAMTPHCDPTVNLYDAYHVVRGDTLVDIWPIEARGRSA, from the coding sequence ATGAACGGCGCATTGGAAACCAACCGGGCCCTGATCGGCGAGCCGGGATCGCGCGCGAAGCTGGCGACGCCCGCCCTGGTGCTCGACCTCGACGCCTTCGAGCGCAACGTCGCGCTGATGGCCGCGCATTGCCGGACGGGCGGCCTTGCGCTGCGCCCTCACGCCAAGACGCACAAATCGGTGGCCATTGCGAAGGCGCAGATCGCCGCCGGCGCGCTCGGCATCTGCTGCGCCAAGCTCGGCGAGGCGGAAGCGATGGCCGCAGGCGGCATCGAAAGCATCCTCATCACCTCGCCCGTCGTCACCGCGCAGGGCATCGCGCGTCTCGCGGCGCTCAACGCAAAAATCCCGGACCTGATGGTCGTCGTCGACAACGCGCTCAATGTCCGCGCGCTCGCCGCCGCCGCGACGGCGGAAGCCGGCCGCCCGCAGAAAGTCCTGATCGATCTCGATGTCGGCCTGCACCGCACCGGCATCCGCCCCGGCGAGGATGCGCTCGAACTCGCCGAGCTGATCGACGCTGCCGATACGCTCGAACTGAAAGGTCTCCAGGCTTATGCCGGCCACCTGATGCATATTCACGACTTCGCCGAACGCCGCGAAAAGTCGCTGGCCGCCATGACGACGCTCGGCGAAATGCGCGACGCGCTGAAGCAGAAGGGCATGTGCTGCGACATCGTCTCGGGCGGCGGCACCGGCACCTACAACATCGACCCGGAAGCGAACGTGCTGACCGAGCTTCAGGGCGGCTCCTACATCTTCATGGACAAGCAATATAACGACGTCGCGCTCGGCAACGGCGCGACCTTCCCCTTCGAAACCTCGCTCTCGGTGCAGATGACGGTGGTCTCGGCCAACACCAAAAATCTCGCCACCACCGATGCCGGCTTCAAATCCTTCTCCACCGACGCCGACCCGCCCATGCTGCTGTCCGGCGCGCCGGAAGGGGCGGGCTACTTCTTCTTCGGCGACGAACAGGGCGGCGTCCTGCTCCCCGACGGTGCCAGGCTCGAAATCGGCAGCACACTGACGGCCATGACCCCGCATTGCGACCCGACGGTGAACCTCTACGACGCCTACCACGTGGTCCGCGGTGACACCCTCGTCGACATCTGGCCGATAGAGGCGCGCGGCCGCAGCGCGTAG
- a CDS encoding endonuclease domain-containing protein encodes MTQAQARHLRKSMTDAERRLWSRLRNNALGFHFRRQHRIGIYIVDFVCLERKLVVEVDGGQHNEPAGLAHDTRRTNWLNNEGYAVLRFWNNDVLLKTDEIVETIWHALGKQRNDLPPAVD; translated from the coding sequence ATGACCCAAGCACAGGCGCGTCATCTCAGAAAAAGCATGACAGATGCGGAGCGCCGCCTCTGGAGCCGATTGCGAAACAACGCGCTGGGATTCCATTTCAGGCGTCAGCATCGCATCGGAATCTACATCGTTGATTTTGTCTGCCTTGAGCGCAAGCTCGTCGTTGAAGTCGATGGCGGACAGCACAATGAGCCAGCGGGCCTTGCGCACGACACGCGCCGGACGAATTGGCTCAACAATGAGGGCTATGCGGTGCTGCGTTTCTGGAACAATGATGTACTGCTCAAGACAGACGAGATTGTCGAGACGATCTGGCACGCGTTGGGAAAACAGCGGAACGATCTTCCGCCTGCGGTCGACTAG
- a CDS encoding Gfo/Idh/MocA family oxidoreductase, whose translation MTSTQTLTIAVAGLGQRIATVIRHLVAAAPGVRVAGYCDPAPVGLRALEKRGIAAGENFTDVEAMLAAVKPDLLMVGSPNHLHLDHIKAGLAGGVRVFSEKPVVRTEDETWELARLLRQHGEASVIVGLVLRSSPLVAAVRRRLAHESFGRLVSFEGNEHLHPEHGAFLMRDWRRHERHGGSFLLDKCCHDFDLYRLFAGALPARVASFGGRTIFTPENAALAEARYPAGDPAYALWRAGWNGGNDVFSSDADVADNQVALVEYQNGVRLAFHANTHAGLMQRRWYFAGTGGAMEADLVTNRLSFRDALGLDDPQTEDMGLGPEAHYGSDPAMGRDLAAHLLEGAPFPVQVQDAMVAGLTVMAVDRAMREGTVVDCGALWERLGKEMGRG comes from the coding sequence ATGACTTCCACACAGACACTGACCATCGCCGTTGCCGGGCTCGGGCAGCGGATTGCGACCGTGATCCGGCATCTTGTGGCGGCGGCGCCGGGGGTGCGCGTCGCCGGTTATTGCGATCCGGCGCCGGTGGGGCTTCGCGCGCTCGAAAAACGCGGCATCGCGGCCGGTGAAAATTTTACGGATGTCGAGGCGATGCTGGCAGCGGTGAAACCCGACCTGTTGATGGTCGGTTCGCCCAATCATCTGCATCTCGACCACATCAAGGCGGGGCTTGCGGGCGGCGTGCGCGTCTTTTCGGAAAAACCGGTGGTGCGCACCGAAGACGAAACCTGGGAACTGGCGCGGCTCTTGCGCCAGCATGGCGAAGCGTCGGTGATCGTCGGGCTGGTGCTGCGTTCCTCGCCGCTGGTCGCCGCCGTGCGAAGGCGACTCGCGCATGAAAGTTTCGGGCGGCTTGTCAGTTTCGAGGGAAACGAGCATCTGCATCCCGAACATGGCGCCTTCCTGATGCGCGACTGGCGGCGGCACGAGCGCCACGGCGGCTCATTCCTGCTCGACAAATGCTGTCACGACTTCGATCTCTACCGGCTTTTTGCCGGCGCGCTGCCGGCGCGCGTCGCCAGTTTCGGCGGGCGGACGATCTTCACGCCCGAGAATGCGGCGCTCGCCGAAGCGCGCTACCCGGCCGGAGATCCGGCCTATGCGCTGTGGCGGGCGGGGTGGAACGGCGGCAACGACGTTTTCTCGTCCGACGCCGATGTCGCCGACAACCAGGTGGCGCTGGTCGAATATCAGAACGGGGTCAGGCTTGCCTTTCACGCCAACACCCATGCGGGGCTGATGCAGCGGCGCTGGTATTTCGCCGGGACGGGGGGCGCGATGGAGGCCGATCTCGTGACCAACCGGCTCTCCTTCCGCGACGCGCTGGGGCTTGACGATCCGCAGACGGAGGATATGGGGCTCGGGCCGGAAGCGCATTACGGCTCGGACCCTGCGATGGGGCGCGACCTTGCCGCGCATCTGCTCGAAGGCGCGCCCTTCCCGGTGCAGGTGCAGGACGCGATGGTGGCGGGGCTGACCGTGATGGCGGTCGACCGCGCGATGCGCGAGGGGACGGTTGTCGATTGCGGGGCGCTGTGGGAGAGGCTTGGGAAGGAGATGGGGCGGGGGTGA
- a CDS encoding 16S rRNA (uracil(1498)-N(3))-methyltransferase, whose amino-acid sequence MTSPNDAPDTDDNPRCASGKARLFVEGDLRGGASLTLEADQSHYLVNVLRMGAGDGVLLFNGRDGEWAARIAEPHKKRCVLELAAQTRAQEPLPDIWLLFAPVKKARLDFIAQKATEMGAAVIQPVITARTVVTRLKDERLQANAVEAAEQCGLVAVPEVREAAKLGSLLERWSAVAPGRRILFCDEGERPGAARAALERLAGEGWRGAPLAVLVGPEGGFSPEEREMLRSRSDTAALSLGPRIMRADTAAIAALAVVGLVLGDW is encoded by the coding sequence ATGACCAGCCCCAACGACGCGCCCGACACCGACGACAACCCGCGCTGCGCGAGCGGCAAGGCGCGGCTTTTTGTCGAGGGGGATTTGCGCGGCGGTGCATCGCTGACGCTCGAGGCGGATCAATCGCATTATCTCGTCAATGTGCTTCGGATGGGCGCGGGCGACGGCGTGCTGCTCTTCAACGGGCGAGACGGGGAATGGGCGGCGCGGATTGCTGAACCGCACAAGAAGCGTTGCGTGCTCGAACTTGCCGCGCAGACGCGGGCGCAGGAACCGCTGCCCGATATCTGGCTGCTCTTTGCGCCGGTCAAGAAGGCGCGGCTCGATTTCATCGCGCAGAAGGCGACCGAGATGGGGGCGGCCGTCATCCAGCCCGTCATCACGGCGCGCACGGTCGTCACGCGGCTGAAGGACGAACGGTTGCAGGCCAACGCCGTGGAAGCGGCCGAGCAATGCGGGCTTGTGGCGGTGCCGGAGGTGCGCGAGGCGGCGAAGCTCGGCAGCCTGCTGGAGCGCTGGAGCGCGGTCGCGCCGGGGCGGCGCATTCTCTTTTGCGACGAGGGCGAACGGCCGGGCGCGGCGCGGGCGGCGCTTGAGCGGCTTGCGGGCGAAGGCTGGCGCGGGGCGCCGCTCGCCGTGCTTGTCGGGCCCGAAGGAGGATTTTCTCCCGAGGAGCGGGAGATGCTCCGCTCACGGAGCGATACGGCGGCGCTGTCGCTCGGGCCGCGCATCATGCGCGCCGACACGGCGGCGATCGCGGCGCTGGCGGTTGTCGGGCTGGTGCTGGGGGACTGGTGA
- a CDS encoding NUDIX domain-containing protein, which yields MRPRPTARVLLFDTTNRLLLIRMHDPAVGGADGAVLRDAYWVTIGGEIEPGETPEEAARRELAEETGLTDARLGPNVWYTEHVLTVGGEKRLLQEHFFIAHTGKSELATAGWTGLERAVIRDMRWWALPDLMASEDIFFPSSLRRHLPALLESGSPSGVIRIEP from the coding sequence ATGCGCCCCCGTCCCACAGCCCGCGTCCTGCTCTTCGACACAACGAACCGCCTGCTGCTGATCCGCATGCACGACCCCGCGGTCGGCGGCGCCGATGGCGCGGTTCTGCGCGATGCCTACTGGGTGACGATCGGCGGCGAAATCGAGCCCGGCGAAACGCCGGAAGAGGCCGCGCGCCGCGAACTCGCCGAGGAAACGGGGCTCACGGATGCCCGCCTCGGCCCCAATGTGTGGTACACGGAGCATGTCCTGACGGTCGGCGGCGAGAAGCGGCTGCTGCAGGAACATTTCTTCATCGCCCATACCGGCAAATCGGAGCTCGCCACCGCCGGCTGGACCGGTCTCGAACGCGCGGTCATCCGCGACATGCGCTGGTGGGCGCTGCCGGACCTCATGGCGAGCGAGGATATCTTTTTTCCCTCCTCGCTCCGGCGTCACCTGCCGGCACTGCTCGAAAGCGGCTCACCTTCGGGCGTCATCCGGATCGAACCCTGA
- the ubiA gene encoding 4-hydroxybenzoate octaprenyltransferase: protein MTDPAPSAVADAPPENWVDTRAPAFARPFLRLARADRPIGTWLLLLPCWWSVALATDDWRYAGLLALFAVGAVVMRGAGCTYNDIVDRDIDAAVARTRSRPLPSGAVSLRAAWAFLAVQCLIGLAVLLALNAYAIWLGFASLALVAVYPFMKRITDWPQIVLGLAFNWGALMGWAAVHGSLAAAPLALYAGAVFWTIGYDTIYAHQDREDDAIAGVRSSALRLGPATYKWMWVFYGAALAGFAAAGALAGLGLLFWIGLAAAAAHLVRQIRRLDIDDPSLCLQLFRGNRDFGLILLAAIVAGQFV, encoded by the coding sequence ATGACCGATCCCGCCCCCTCCGCCGTTGCCGACGCGCCCCCTGAAAACTGGGTGGACACGCGCGCCCCCGCTTTCGCGCGCCCCTTTCTGCGCCTCGCCCGCGCCGACCGGCCCATCGGCACATGGCTGTTGCTGCTGCCTTGCTGGTGGTCGGTTGCTCTGGCCACGGACGATTGGCGTTACGCCGGGCTGCTGGCGCTTTTCGCCGTCGGCGCCGTCGTCATGCGCGGCGCGGGCTGCACATATAACGACATCGTCGACCGCGACATCGACGCCGCCGTCGCGCGCACGCGCTCAAGGCCCTTGCCCTCCGGTGCGGTCTCGTTGCGCGCCGCCTGGGCATTCCTTGCCGTGCAATGCCTCATCGGCCTTGCGGTCCTGCTCGCGCTCAATGCCTATGCCATATGGCTCGGTTTCGCTTCGCTCGCGCTGGTCGCGGTCTATCCGTTCATGAAGCGCATCACCGACTGGCCGCAAATCGTACTCGGCCTCGCCTTCAACTGGGGCGCGCTGATGGGATGGGCGGCCGTACACGGTTCGCTCGCCGCCGCGCCGCTTGCGCTTTATGCGGGCGCCGTTTTCTGGACGATCGGCTACGACACGATCTATGCGCATCAGGATCGCGAGGACGACGCCATTGCCGGCGTGCGTTCGAGCGCGCTGAGGCTCGGGCCCGCAACCTACAAATGGATGTGGGTTTTCTACGGCGCGGCGCTGGCGGGCTTCGCCGCCGCCGGTGCGCTGGCGGGTCTCGGACTTCTCTTCTGGATCGGCCTCGCCGCCGCCGCCGCGCATCTCGTTCGCCAGATCCGGCGTCTCGACATCGACGATCCGTCCCTTTGTTTGCAGCTCTTTCGCGGCAATCGCGACTTCGGATTGATCTTGCTTGCCGCCATTGTCGCCGGGCAGTTCGTCTAG
- a CDS encoding MFS transporter, whose protein sequence is MSPASPDHPSTEEDSAAALFRLRDFRLYISGRFLGTLAMMIQSVAVGWQVYDMTESAMALGMVGLAQFLPMVLITLPAGDIADRIDRRLIVAASALLEASAAAWLIALSLLGTTEVLWFYAALALFGTGRAFMAPASRSFVPIIVSKLQLPRAIAVSSSSFQISVIVGPALGGFLYIFGPVAAYGTALASFLVVAVAFLAMKTRPAPLPDGPAVTALHRLTAGISFMRRTPIVFGAISLDLFAVLLGGATALLPIFARDILEVGPAGLGVMRAMPAVGAIGVSLMLIWRPIRARTGHIMFACVAVFGIATIVFGLSRDFGLTLAALALMGASDMVSVNIRSTLVPLATPQPMLGRVTAVEMLFIGASNELGEFRAGVSAALFGTVPAVLIGGIGTLGVVGLWMWLFPALRKVDKFDDVKPPGS, encoded by the coding sequence ATGAGCCCCGCCTCGCCCGACCATCCGTCCACGGAAGAAGACAGCGCCGCCGCACTTTTCCGGCTGCGCGACTTCCGGCTCTACATTTCGGGGCGCTTCCTCGGCACGCTTGCCATGATGATCCAGTCGGTCGCCGTCGGCTGGCAGGTCTACGACATGACCGAGAGCGCGATGGCGCTCGGCATGGTCGGCCTCGCGCAATTCCTGCCGATGGTGCTGATCACCCTGCCCGCCGGCGACATCGCCGACCGCATCGACCGCAGGCTGATCGTCGCGGCGTCGGCGCTGCTCGAAGCTTCGGCGGCGGCCTGGCTGATCGCGCTGTCGCTGCTCGGCACGACGGAGGTGCTGTGGTTCTATGCCGCGCTGGCGCTGTTCGGAACGGGGCGCGCTTTCATGGCGCCCGCCTCGCGCTCGTTCGTGCCTATCATTGTCTCGAAGCTGCAATTGCCGCGCGCCATCGCGGTCAGCTCGTCCTCCTTCCAGATTTCGGTGATCGTCGGACCGGCGCTGGGCGGCTTTCTCTATATCTTCGGACCGGTCGCCGCCTATGGCACGGCGCTGGCGAGCTTTCTCGTCGTTGCCGTCGCTTTCCTGGCGATGAAAACGCGTCCCGCGCCGCTGCCGGACGGACCCGCCGTCACGGCATTGCATCGCCTTACCGCCGGCATTTCCTTCATGCGCCGCACGCCCATTGTCTTCGGCGCGATCTCGCTCGACCTCTTCGCGGTGCTGCTCGGCGGCGCGACGGCGCTGTTGCCGATTTTTGCGCGCGACATTCTGGAGGTCGGACCGGCCGGGCTCGGCGTCATGCGCGCCATGCCGGCCGTGGGCGCCATTGGCGTCAGCCTGATGCTGATCTGGCGGCCGATCCGTGCGCGCACGGGCCACATCATGTTTGCCTGCGTCGCGGTGTTCGGCATTGCGACCATCGTATTCGGGTTGTCGCGCGATTTCGGATTGACGCTGGCGGCGCTTGCGCTGATGGGCGCCTCCGACATGGTGAGCGTCAACATCCGTTCGACGCTGGTGCCGCTGGCAACGCCGCAGCCGATGCTCGGCCGCGTGACGGCGGTGGAAATGCTGTTCATCGGCGCGTCGAACGAGCTTGGCGAGTTTCGCGCCGGCGTGTCGGCGGCGCTGTTCGGCACGGTGCCGGCGGTGCTGATCGGCGGCATCGGCACTCTGGGCGTTGTCGGCTTGTGGATGTGGCTCTTTCCGGCGCTCAGGAAGGTCGACAAGTTCGACGATGTGAAGCCGCCCGGCAGCTAG